The stretch of DNA CTCTCCTTTTCATCCTTTACATCCTGCCACTCAGAAATATACGCAGACATGGTCTTCACTTCCACTTCTACGCCGACAATGTCCAGATTAACATCTCTAACAAATCCATCACCACAGCTACATCCTCCACCCTGACCAGCTGCCTAACTGATATTCAAACCTGGATGCAAACCAACTTCCTCCAACTTAACTATAATAAATCTGACTTGATGTTCATCAGCCTGAAATCCCTCACAAAGAGCATCCATAACTTCAGTCTCACTGTCAACAACTCCACCTTGTCTCCATCCCCACACATCCGTAACCTGGGAGTCATCTTCGACAGCAACCTCACTTTTGAAAACCACATCAACCAAATAACCAGAACTGCCTTCTTTCACTTCAAAAACATTGCCCGTCTCCGCCCATCACTCACCTTCTCTGCTGCCGAAACTTTGATTCACACCTTCATCATTTCCAGAACTACTGCAACAGCATCCTCTATGGTTCACCTGCAAAAGCCTTAAATAAACTCCCATAcatccaaaactctgctgcccGTCTCCTCACTCACACCCGTTCCCGTGATCACATCACTCCCGTCCTTCAGAccctccactggctccctgtttccCAACGCATCCAGTTGAAAGTCTtcctcctcacccacaaagccctccataaccaGGCTCCTTCCTACCTCACAGACCTGCTCCACCCCTCCTCTGACGCAAACCTCCTCTCCCCACCACTCAGGACCACAAACCGTACCTGGGGTGACAGAGCGTTCACCattgcagccccctccctctggaactccctgCCCATACACATCCGTGTctgtactgacctggacacattcaaaaaaaaaaaaaacacacctcttcagattagccttccacatacaatagtcttacatttctcacctgatagttgctggtgttattgtttgtaattgcttttaatatgcttgttttatgtgtttgttttattgcttatctgtttttaatgtgatcATTTTGctggtttttactgtaaagtgtctttgagtaccatgaaaagcgctatataaataaaatgtattattattatattgattACGATATTTTTCAGAAGAAACTTGAAATCAAGAGTCAATAACTTGTAAATAatcaaacttttacaacaataagTGATGAAAACTAATGTATATGATTATATAGCCAGTAAGTTATAAATGATGAAGCAGTACTTAATGATTCAGCTGATTGAACAATCACACcagaaacaaacaacaaagtcGTCTGAAGAAGACACAACAATATTACAgttaacacaacattaacagaATAATCTATTACCAAATACAGAAACCATatctaataaaaatgaaaactgcaaacagcgatggacgggcctcCATGTGCATCGGGATTACCGGGGTTACCGGCAGGAGGCCGATCTACGCGGCTGTTGGATGCTGCACACGAGTTAGACTTTATTTCCTGTGTGGAGTGTGGAAGTGTCATATTTCATTTCACTTCCACTACGACAAACAGGTTATTAGTTAtagtggagtagccagaccttcctctgcagcgctgtggaggaaggtctggacacgAGAGACCTTCCTCCgttccgcagcgtgtggatggtctggaaaagcgagactacttgataaataacatgttttaatatggttaatttatgttttaatgCATTAAAAATTATGGTTGCATTGCTTTATTGGCAGAAGAAGTTAGTTTATTTTGGTGCAGAGGGGGTCTGTGGTTACTGACGGTTAAACTACAATAGAACTAGTTTATTAGATGTGTTGTCTGAAACTAAAGAGTTTCTATCTGATGTGAACGTGCACACTGGAGGGTCATagagaaatataatttaaataataataatgtattatatTTATTGATCCAGGGGCTGTGACTGATGGACAGGAGCCCTGAgccagttcccaacccaactccctacggacttaGATACTGACACCCAAATATTGAGATAATTTGTCACATGTTGCCCTTAAGAATAGTTCAAACTCTGCCTACTTTCTCACCTCCacacagctgaccaatcagagtcaagtcaacttttatttttatggcCAAATCCCAACAGAAGTTATTCCATGAGTAGTTGTGCTGCTACTACTCCTACTAGTCCTCCTACTACTCCTCCTACTCCTGCTCCTACTCCTGCTCCTGCTCCTAATCCTGATCCTACTAATGTTCCTACTCCTGCTCCTGCTCCAAATCCTGATCCTACTACTGCTCCTACAGCTGCTCCTGCTCCTACTACTGTTCCTACTACTGCTCCTGCTCCTGCTCCTGATCCTACTCCTGATCCTACTACTGCTCCTACAGCTGCTCCTGCTCCTACTACTGTTCCTATTACTGCTCCTATTGCTGCTCCTATTGCTGCACTTGCTCCTGttcctactgctgctgctgctgctgctcctacCCCGGCTCCTACCCCAGCTCCTATTGTTATTGCAGACAGAAACACTAATAACCAATTCAGGCTTTTAAACTTTTGGAAAAACTTAATTCTTTCCCATTTTGTCTTGCCTGGCAGGTTCCTTCTTTCATTAAAGAATGTCTCAGTTATCCTGAACATCTCATCGGTGTAGTTCTGTCCACCGTTATCTGAGACTATCTCATCTACTTTACTCAGGAAGTTTCTGACCTGTGCCCTGTTTCCTCTCTTTGTGTTGTCAAACACACAGAATCTACCATCACACATGGAGACCAGGTCAGACACATGTTGGTTGGACTGGATCAAATCATCAATGGACCGACCTCCCAGCTCGTCTCCGTGAGTAAAAAGCACCATGGAGTACTTATGAACATCTCTGCTGACCATTTGTACAAGCAGCTCAAACAGTTTGATGTCTGCTTCAGTGATTCTACCTATTCTGACTACAATAACAAAGGCATGAGGTCCTGGACTGCCCTTTTCTACTGACTTCATGATCTCTCCAAACAGCTGTTCAGGAGCCAGAACTTTATCAGTGATTCCTGGAGTATCGACCACCGTGACCCAGCGACCCTCCACTCTGGCTGCCTTGGAGACAGGCTTTGTACTGGCTGAATCAAAGCCAGGGACTGAATCAAACTGTCCCAGGATGGTGTTTCCTGATGAACTCTTCCCTCCTCCAGGACCACCGAGCAGCACCATCCTCCTGTCTTTGGAAACATCAGAtagaacacagaaaacacattgatattaaaaatatgaaaa from Sander lucioperca isolate FBNREF2018 chromosome 13, SLUC_FBN_1.2, whole genome shotgun sequence encodes:
- the LOC116062364 gene encoding GTPase IMAP family member 8-like isoform X1; this encodes MDPDPDLTIVLLGNTGVGKSASGNTILGRPAFESEQSSTPVTTQISTQTGTVFGKQISVIDTPGIFGSEREIQTCVLQSSRPRLILVVFSVGRFTKEQAEVVKAVERVLGPQGFNKCHLVFTHGDALQDRSLEDFIFGDEESSSYHAAFSGRCHLFNNENREEEQVRELLMKTGHLRTQQLPDSPADVSKDRRMVLLGGPGGGKSSSGNTILGQFDSVPGFDSASTKPVSKAARVEGRWVTVVDTPGITDKVLAPEQLFGEIMKSVEKGSPGPHAFVIVVRIGRITEADIKLFELLVQMVSRDVHKYSMVLFTHGDELGGRSIDDLIQSNQHVSDLVSMCDGRFCVFDNTKRGNRAQVRNFLSKVDEIVSDNGGQNYTDEMFRITETFFNERRNLPGKTKWERIKFFQKFKSLNWLLVFLSAITIGAGVGAGVGAAAAAAVGTGASAAIGAAIGAVIGTVVGAGAAVGAVVGSGVGSGAGAGAVVGTVVGAGAAVGAVVGSGFGAGAGVGTLVGSGLGAGAGVGAGVGGVVGGLVGVVAAQLLME
- the LOC116062364 gene encoding GTPase IMAP family member 8-like isoform X2, with the protein product MDPDPDLTIVLLGNTGVGKSASGNTILGRPAFESEQSSTPVTTQISTQTGTVFGKQISVIDTPGIFGSEREIQTCVLQSSRPRLILVVFSVGRFTKEQAEVVKAVERVLGPQGFNKCHLVFTHGDALQDRSLEDFIFGDEESSSYHAAFSGRCHLFNNENREEEQVRELLMKTGHLRTQQLPDSPDRRMVLLGGPGGGKSSSGNTILGQFDSVPGFDSASTKPVSKAARVEGRWVTVVDTPGITDKVLAPEQLFGEIMKSVEKGSPGPHAFVIVVRIGRITEADIKLFELLVQMVSRDVHKYSMVLFTHGDELGGRSIDDLIQSNQHVSDLVSMCDGRFCVFDNTKRGNRAQVRNFLSKVDEIVSDNGGQNYTDEMFRITETFFNERRNLPGKTKWERIKFFQKFKSLNWLLVFLSAITIGAGVGAGVGAAAAAAVGTGASAAIGAAIGAVIGTVVGAGAAVGAVVGSGVGSGAGAGAVVGTVVGAGAAVGAVVGSGFGAGAGVGTLVGSGLGAGAGVGAGVGGVVGGLVGVVAAQLLME